One genomic segment of Photobacterium sp. DA100 includes these proteins:
- a CDS encoding YchF/TatD family DNA exonuclease, producing MLVDSHCHLDKLDYEQLHTGIDDVLAKAKARGIDYCLSVGVTLDSFPTMMELIEPHDNVFASCGVHPLDIEAGFDYDKLKEYAQHERVVAIGETGLDYHYQPELAEQQKEIFRHHVRLAVELDKPLIIHTRMAREDTLQILREEGAEKCGGVLHCFTESLEMAQAAIELGFYISISGIVTFNKASELKNVVNQLPLERLLVETDSPYLAPIPYRGKQNQPAYVREVAEYIGLLKGVSVEEVEQVTTDNFFTLFSRAKRS from the coding sequence GTGCTAGTTGATTCGCATTGTCACCTGGATAAATTGGATTACGAGCAACTTCATACAGGGATTGATGATGTGTTGGCCAAGGCTAAAGCCCGTGGCATTGATTACTGCCTGTCGGTGGGGGTGACGCTGGACAGTTTCCCGACCATGATGGAGCTGATTGAGCCGCACGATAACGTCTTTGCATCATGTGGCGTTCACCCGCTGGATATCGAAGCCGGCTTTGATTACGACAAGCTCAAAGAGTATGCCCAGCATGAGCGAGTGGTAGCGATCGGTGAAACTGGTCTTGACTACCATTACCAACCTGAGCTTGCCGAGCAGCAGAAAGAGATTTTCCGCCATCATGTGCGTTTAGCCGTAGAGCTGGACAAGCCTCTGATCATCCATACTCGTATGGCCCGCGAAGATACTTTGCAGATCTTGCGTGAAGAAGGTGCAGAGAAGTGTGGTGGTGTGTTGCATTGCTTCACGGAGAGCTTGGAGATGGCACAAGCCGCTATCGAGCTGGGGTTCTATATCTCTATTTCGGGTATTGTAACCTTTAACAAGGCGTCTGAGCTCAAGAATGTTGTCAACCAGTTGCCACTGGAGCGGCTGCTTGTTGAAACGGATTCGCCATACTTGGCGCCGATCCCATACCGTGGCAAGCAGAACCAGCCTGCTTATGTGCGTGAGGTTGCTGAATATATTGGCTTGCTTAAAGGTGTTTCGGTCGAAGAAGTCGAGCAGGTTACCACGGATAACTTCTTTACGCTTTTTTCGCGAGCGAAACGAAGCTAA
- the holB gene encoding DNA polymerase III subunit delta', which produces MLYPWQESVWQGWQQLLAQGRMHHAILLVAPHGSGREALARHLAKTVLCQNGAAGVGGEPCGVCHSCKLFVAGTHPDFHVVAPLQEGKQIGVDTVRQCNRWAVETSQLGGERIILIDGADAMGEAAANALLKTLEEPPSGCQFILLASSLDNLLPTINSRCNKWRLAMPAEQDTKRWVEKQLMQTIKLETVRLNGSAPLATQQFIEQGQDIRYAKLLAAFAEFLRPPFIGLYDVAGLCTQEGHHSLKWLSYFLVDCLKWQQGATAHLVHSESLPLVEQAASVIAPMTLLDQTREANSLYQKLERHPGLNAELLIVEWLTGFMGQQ; this is translated from the coding sequence ATGCTTTATCCGTGGCAGGAAAGTGTATGGCAAGGCTGGCAGCAGTTGCTGGCCCAGGGAAGAATGCACCATGCAATTCTTCTCGTTGCCCCCCATGGCAGCGGACGTGAAGCACTGGCCCGTCATCTGGCGAAAACGGTCTTGTGCCAGAATGGGGCGGCAGGGGTAGGTGGCGAACCTTGCGGGGTTTGCCATAGCTGCAAGTTGTTTGTAGCGGGCACCCACCCGGATTTCCATGTGGTGGCGCCACTGCAGGAAGGCAAGCAGATCGGTGTGGATACGGTCAGGCAGTGCAACCGTTGGGCGGTTGAAACGTCACAGCTAGGCGGTGAACGTATCATCTTGATTGATGGGGCCGACGCAATGGGCGAGGCGGCGGCCAACGCGTTGCTGAAAACCCTGGAAGAGCCACCATCAGGTTGCCAGTTTATCTTGCTGGCTTCTTCGCTGGATAATTTGTTGCCGACTATCAATAGCCGCTGTAATAAGTGGCGCTTGGCGATGCCAGCCGAACAAGATACCAAACGCTGGGTAGAAAAGCAGTTGATGCAGACTATCAAGTTGGAAACTGTCAGGCTCAACGGTTCAGCACCGCTGGCAACCCAGCAGTTTATTGAACAAGGCCAGGATATCCGATATGCCAAGTTGTTGGCTGCCTTTGCCGAGTTTTTGCGACCGCCATTTATCGGCTTATATGATGTTGCAGGCTTGTGTACTCAGGAAGGTCACCATAGCCTTAAATGGTTGAGTTACTTCTTGGTCGATTGCTTGAAGTGGCAACAGGGCGCAACCGCGCACTTGGTTCACAGTGAGTCACTGCCCTTGGTCGAGCAAGCGGCAAGTGTGATTGCTCCCATGACCCTGTTGGATCAAACTCGTGAGGCGAATAGCCTTTACCAGAAGCTTGAACGGCATCCAGGGTTGAATGCTGAGCTGCTAATTGTCGAGTGGCTGACCGGCTTCATGGGTCAACAGTAA
- the tmk gene encoding dTMP kinase has protein sequence MTGKFIVIEGLEGAGKSTAIEQVIQVLAEQGIKDITSTREPGGTPLAEQMRALVKQGHPDEPLTDMAELLLLYAARSQLVENVIKPALSQGQWVVGDRHDMSSQAYQGGGRGFDRTVMERLRDTVLGDFRPDFTLYMDIDPVLGLERARGRGELDRIEKMNIDFFHRARARFLELSEADPSVVIIDASQTLEAVTADIRQAVKHWLERQ, from the coding sequence ATGACTGGTAAATTTATCGTAATCGAGGGGCTGGAAGGCGCCGGCAAAAGTACTGCCATTGAGCAAGTGATCCAGGTGCTTGCCGAGCAGGGTATCAAAGATATTACGTCGACCCGCGAGCCGGGGGGCACGCCATTGGCTGAGCAGATGCGTGCCTTGGTTAAACAAGGCCACCCCGATGAGCCACTGACGGATATGGCTGAGTTGTTGCTGCTTTATGCTGCCCGTTCTCAATTGGTTGAGAATGTTATCAAGCCGGCCCTGTCACAGGGCCAATGGGTCGTCGGAGACCGCCATGATATGTCCTCACAGGCCTACCAAGGCGGTGGCCGTGGCTTCGACCGTACGGTGATGGAGCGCCTGCGCGATACCGTACTCGGGGATTTCCGCCCGGACTTTACCCTTTACATGGACATCGACCCGGTGCTAGGCCTCGAACGCGCCCGTGGGCGCGGTGAATTGGATCGCATCGAGAAGATGAATATCGACTTTTTCCACCGTGCGCGTGCTCGCTTCCTCGAATTGTCTGAAGCGGATCCGAGCGTGGTGATTATAGATGCGAGCCAGACGCTCGAAGCCGTGACAGCCGATATTCGCCAGGCTGTCAAACACTGGCTGGAGCGGCAGTAA
- the mltG gene encoding endolytic transglycosylase MltG: protein MLKKLAIAVILLGLVAAGGLGWSYQQVKSSLDMQVENQQEVLLTVRGGTSYRGLLNQLVREDIFAESPWTRWIPRLEPQLANLKSGTYQIKPSMTLQEVLTLVASGREHQFAITLVEGERFVDWLVQLQQAPHVTHATEGMSEVDIAKELGAKVEKLEGFLLPETYHYTAGTSDLELLRRAYRDMQRLLDVAWNERDAKIPLKNAYEALIMASIIEKETAVDDERGLVSSVFMNRLNKGMRLQTDPTVIYGMGDKYEGRIRKRDLQTPTPYNTYTIFGLPPTPIAMPSKASVLAAVNPDDSTYYYFVADGKGGHKFSRTLTEHNRAVREYLRILRQQ, encoded by the coding sequence GTGCTAAAGAAGTTGGCAATAGCTGTGATCCTGCTGGGCCTAGTGGCTGCTGGTGGACTGGGGTGGTCGTATCAGCAAGTGAAATCATCGCTGGACATGCAGGTGGAAAACCAGCAGGAAGTCTTGTTGACGGTAAGGGGCGGTACGTCATACCGCGGTCTCCTTAACCAGCTGGTTAGAGAAGATATTTTTGCTGAGTCCCCATGGACGCGTTGGATCCCGAGGCTTGAGCCGCAATTGGCAAACCTGAAATCCGGTACGTACCAGATCAAGCCGTCAATGACCTTGCAGGAGGTGCTGACCTTGGTTGCCTCCGGCCGCGAGCATCAGTTTGCCATCACCTTGGTTGAAGGTGAGCGTTTTGTCGATTGGTTGGTACAGTTGCAGCAAGCCCCTCACGTAACCCATGCAACGGAAGGGATGAGTGAAGTCGATATCGCCAAGGAACTGGGTGCAAAGGTTGAAAAGCTAGAAGGCTTCTTGCTGCCAGAAACCTATCACTATACGGCGGGGACCTCGGATCTTGAGCTGTTACGCCGGGCCTACCGAGATATGCAGCGTCTGCTGGATGTTGCTTGGAATGAGCGTGATGCCAAAATTCCACTGAAAAACGCTTATGAAGCCTTGATCATGGCATCGATTATCGAAAAGGAAACGGCTGTTGATGATGAGCGTGGCTTGGTGTCATCGGTGTTCATGAACCGTCTCAATAAGGGGATGCGCCTGCAGACGGATCCTACCGTTATTTATGGAATGGGCGACAAATATGAAGGCCGGATCCGCAAGCGCGATCTGCAAACACCGACCCCATACAACACCTATACCATTTTCGGCCTGCCGCCAACCCCGATTGCAATGCCGAGCAAGGCATCGGTACTGGCTGCGGTGAATCCGGATGACAGTACGTACTATTACTTTGTGGCTGATGGCAAAGGCGGCCATAAATTCTCGAGAACACTGACAGAACACAACCGTGCTGTGCGTGAATATTTAAGAATACTAAGACAACAATAA